One window from the genome of Streptococcus parasanguinis encodes:
- the hutG gene encoding formimidoylglutamase, with the protein MLTNYYPMTYSYYQGSIEDNPYTAKWGMVTKFLDLNDETLTPFEGMTFGIIGFKSDKGVYINNGRVGAVEGPTAIRSQIAKLPWHWGTNVTVYDVGNIDGPNHSLEELQESLSQAIQRMYQLGIQPIVLGGGHGTAYGHYLGIQSSLEKDEQLAVINLDAHFDLRPYDQTGPNSGTGFRQMADHAKEKGQDFPYLILGIQEHNNNLFLFNYVAKTPSIDFLTGQDLFQMSHQAILDRIDQFLENQTAIYLSIDMDCFAVGSAPGVSAIQSLGVDPKLALLLLQHIAASGKLVGFDVVEVSPPHDIDNHTSNLAATFIFYLTQILAQQKLN; encoded by the coding sequence TTGCTCACAAACTACTATCCAATGACCTACAGCTACTACCAAGGTAGCATCGAGGACAATCCCTACACGGCCAAATGGGGAATGGTCACCAAATTTTTAGACCTAAACGACGAGACCCTCACTCCATTTGAGGGTATGACCTTTGGGATCATCGGCTTTAAGAGTGACAAAGGAGTCTATATCAATAATGGGCGTGTAGGAGCAGTCGAGGGTCCTACAGCCATCCGTTCTCAAATCGCTAAACTTCCATGGCACTGGGGAACCAATGTGACAGTGTATGATGTGGGAAATATTGACGGGCCTAACCATTCACTAGAAGAACTCCAAGAAAGCCTCTCACAAGCGATCCAGCGCATGTACCAATTAGGGATCCAACCCATTGTCCTAGGAGGCGGTCACGGAACTGCTTACGGCCACTATCTAGGGATTCAATCCAGTTTAGAAAAAGATGAACAACTGGCTGTGATCAATCTGGATGCCCACTTTGATTTGCGACCTTACGACCAAACCGGTCCCAATTCTGGAACAGGTTTTCGTCAAATGGCTGATCATGCTAAAGAAAAAGGTCAGGACTTCCCTTACCTCATCCTGGGGATCCAAGAGCACAATAATAACCTCTTCCTCTTTAATTACGTTGCTAAAACACCAAGCATTGATTTTTTAACTGGCCAAGATCTCTTCCAGATGAGCCACCAAGCCATTCTGGATCGAATCGATCAATTTTTAGAAAACCAAACCGCGATCTATCTGTCTATTGATATGGATTGCTTTGCGGTCGGCTCTGCTCCTGGTGTTAGCGCCATCCAATCACTTGGTGTCGATCCTAAACTAGCCCTCCTGCTTCTCCAACACATTGCTGCTAGTGGCAAACTAGTCGGATTTGATGTCGTGGAAGTTTCTCCTCCTCATGACATTGACAATCATACTTCAAATCTTGCTGCGACCTTTATCTTTTACTTGACCCAAATATTGGCGCAACAAAAACTGAACTAA
- the hutH gene encoding histidine ammonia-lyase yields MTQLIHLDGNSLTLEEVIAVARHGAQCELDEQAKEAVIASRKIVDDIVREKRVVYGVTTGFGSLCNVSISPEDTVQLQENLIRTHSSGFGDPLPEDAVRAIMLIRINSLLKGYSGIRLSTVEKLLELLNKGVTPYIPEKGSLGASGDLAPLAHMVLPMLGLGRAYYKGELLSGQEALDRAGIEKIQLAAKEGLALINGTTVLTGIGALATYDGIQLLKLSDIAGALSMEVHNGITSPFEEDLHSIRPQSGQLATARNIRNLLEGSKNTTVATQQRVQDPYTLRCIPQIHGASKDSIAYVKEKVEIEINSVTDNPIITKEGHVISGGNFHGEPMAQPFDFLGIALSEIGNVSERRVERLVNSQLSKLPSFLVKHPGLNSGFMITQYACASLASENKILAHPASVDSIPSCENQEDFVSMGTTAARKAAEILKNSRRIVATEIMAACQALDLKPENHELGKGTKPAYELIRQKLNFIEFDKDIEIFEELNKASAVVESEEFLATIEKAVDLSIQY; encoded by the coding sequence ATGACTCAATTGATTCATTTAGATGGTAATAGCTTAACACTCGAAGAAGTCATCGCTGTAGCTCGGCACGGTGCCCAATGTGAGCTTGATGAACAAGCCAAAGAAGCCGTTATCGCATCCCGTAAAATCGTTGATGACATTGTCCGTGAAAAACGAGTCGTCTATGGTGTAACCACTGGCTTTGGTTCCCTCTGTAATGTCAGCATCTCTCCAGAAGATACTGTTCAACTGCAAGAAAACCTGATCCGAACTCACTCATCTGGCTTCGGTGATCCACTTCCTGAAGATGCCGTTCGTGCCATCATGCTGATCCGTATCAACTCACTCTTGAAAGGTTATTCTGGCATTCGTCTGTCAACTGTTGAAAAACTGTTAGAATTGCTCAACAAAGGAGTCACTCCTTATATCCCTGAAAAAGGCTCTCTCGGAGCTTCTGGAGACTTAGCACCACTTGCTCATATGGTTTTACCAATGTTGGGTCTTGGACGCGCCTACTACAAAGGAGAACTTCTCAGTGGTCAAGAAGCCTTAGATCGTGCTGGAATTGAGAAGATCCAATTAGCTGCTAAAGAAGGGCTTGCCTTGATCAACGGTACAACCGTCCTAACGGGTATCGGTGCTCTTGCGACTTATGATGGTATCCAATTGCTCAAACTCTCTGATATCGCTGGTGCTCTCTCAATGGAAGTTCACAATGGAATTACCAGTCCATTCGAAGAAGACCTTCATTCCATCCGCCCACAAAGTGGACAATTGGCAACTGCTCGCAACATCCGTAACCTTCTTGAAGGAAGCAAGAATACCACTGTTGCGACTCAACAACGGGTACAAGATCCTTATACACTTCGCTGTATCCCTCAAATCCATGGAGCCAGCAAGGATTCTATTGCTTACGTAAAAGAAAAAGTTGAAATCGAAATCAACTCTGTCACAGATAACCCAATCATTACCAAAGAAGGACACGTCATCTCAGGAGGTAACTTCCACGGTGAACCAATGGCGCAACCATTTGACTTCTTAGGCATTGCCCTTTCTGAAATTGGGAACGTATCTGAACGTCGGGTGGAACGCTTGGTCAACAGCCAACTCAGTAAATTACCATCCTTCTTGGTCAAACACCCTGGACTCAACTCAGGCTTCATGATTACCCAGTATGCTTGTGCATCCCTTGCATCGGAAAATAAAATTTTGGCTCACCCTGCTAGTGTCGATTCTATTCCATCTTGTGAAAACCAAGAAGATTTCGTCAGCATGGGAACGACTGCCGCTCGTAAAGCAGCAGAAATTCTTAAAAACTCACGTCGCATCGTTGCTACTGAAATCATGGCAGCTTGCCAAGCCTTGGATCTCAAGCCAGAAAATCATGAACTTGGTAAAGGTACAAAACCAGCTTATGAGCTGATTCGTCAAAAACTGAACTTCATTGAATTTGACAAAGATATCGAAATCTTTGAAGAACTTAATAAAGCATCTGCTGTTGTCGAAAGCGAAGAATTCTTAGCAACCATCGAAAAAGCAGTTGACTTAAGCATTCAATACTGA
- a CDS encoding APC family permease, whose translation MNGAHKQSIEEQEKAKFSFSGATLYGINAVIGSGIFLLPQKIYSGLGPASLAVMFGVAILVMLLSACLAETAGYFDKNGGAMQYSKAAFGDFVGFNVGILGWAVTVIAWAAMLAGFAKIFIITFPAFEGYNLPISIGMLILLSLMNIAGLKTSKMFTLTATVAKLIPIVLFSLFAIFFISGGVSKGNFTPFLQLESGTNLFSSISSTAVYIFYGFIGFETMSIVAGEMRNPEKNVPRAILGSISIVSVLYMLIIAGTIAMLGGRIMQTGAPVQDAFVEMIGPIGAPLVSYGALISIAGLNIGESIMVPRFGAALATEKLLPEGLGKTNSKNAPVIAIIISGIFAFLLLLSGSFESLATFSVVFRFFQYIPTALAAIKLRKMYPDKKVTFRVPFGPVIPVLAVVISILMIAGDNLMNFVWGAIGLVIASGLYFVFHGDKLHKSKTLPH comes from the coding sequence ATGAACGGAGCACATAAACAGTCGATTGAGGAACAAGAAAAAGCGAAATTCAGCTTTAGCGGTGCCACTCTTTACGGTATCAACGCCGTAATCGGATCTGGTATCTTCCTCCTCCCTCAAAAAATTTATTCTGGCCTCGGACCAGCTTCTCTAGCTGTCATGTTCGGGGTTGCCATTCTCGTCATGCTACTATCAGCCTGTCTGGCTGAAACGGCTGGCTACTTCGACAAAAACGGTGGAGCCATGCAATACTCAAAAGCCGCTTTCGGAGACTTCGTTGGCTTTAACGTTGGGATTCTCGGTTGGGCCGTTACTGTTATCGCTTGGGCTGCCATGTTAGCCGGCTTTGCTAAGATCTTCATCATCACCTTCCCAGCATTTGAAGGCTACAACCTTCCGATCAGTATCGGTATGCTGATTCTCTTGAGTCTGATGAACATTGCCGGTCTGAAAACCTCTAAGATGTTTACTCTGACAGCTACTGTTGCAAAATTAATTCCAATTGTCCTCTTCTCACTCTTTGCCATCTTCTTCATTTCCGGTGGCGTGAGCAAAGGCAACTTCACACCTTTCCTTCAATTGGAAAGTGGAACAAACCTCTTCAGTTCTATTTCTAGTACAGCCGTCTACATCTTCTACGGTTTCATCGGATTTGAAACCATGTCTATCGTTGCAGGGGAAATGCGCAACCCTGAAAAGAACGTTCCCCGCGCTATTCTAGGTTCTATCAGTATTGTATCTGTTCTCTACATGTTGATCATCGCTGGAACAATCGCCATGCTTGGTGGTCGCATTATGCAAACCGGTGCACCGGTACAAGACGCATTTGTCGAAATGATTGGCCCTATCGGAGCTCCACTCGTTTCTTACGGAGCCCTCATTTCAATCGCCGGTCTAAACATCGGTGAATCCATCATGGTCCCTCGTTTTGGTGCCGCATTAGCAACTGAAAAACTCTTGCCAGAAGGGCTTGGAAAAACAAACTCTAAGAATGCCCCTGTCATTGCCATTATCATTTCTGGTATCTTCGCTTTCTTACTCTTGTTATCTGGCTCTTTTGAATCCTTAGCAACCTTTAGTGTTGTCTTCCGTTTCTTCCAATACATTCCAACAGCTTTGGCAGCCATCAAACTCAGAAAAATGTACCCAGACAAAAAGGTTACCTTCCGAGTACCATTTGGTCCCGTTATCCCAGTTCTAGCCGTTGTGATCAGTATCTTGATGATTGCAGGGGACAACCTAATGAACTTTGTTTGGGGGGCCATCGGTCTCGTGATTGCAAGTGGACTTTACTTTGTTTTCCACGGCGATAAACTACATAAATCGAAAACCCTTCCTCACTAA
- a CDS encoding HutD/Ves family protein gives MVTLLHLTPADYQISTWSGGQTTQLFLSPEGGSYPDRTFDFRLSTATVEVEKSNFTDLTGYHRILMPLNASIRLTHHHKEVVLNPFQSYFFDGGDPVSSQGTCQDFNLIYKPSYQGHMSAISPKESVKSQSRYQLIYALCPLTLEWGNNHSQTLQTHELLVIEQASPLQEMTITFLPHQSGEQPIAIWTGLQ, from the coding sequence ATGGTGACTCTCCTTCATCTTACCCCCGCAGATTATCAAATTTCTACCTGGTCCGGTGGCCAAACCACCCAACTCTTTCTCTCCCCAGAGGGAGGAAGCTATCCAGATCGGACCTTTGACTTCCGCCTCTCTACTGCAACGGTAGAGGTCGAAAAAAGTAACTTTACCGATCTCACGGGCTACCACCGAATCTTGATGCCCTTGAATGCCTCCATTAGGCTCACCCATCACCATAAAGAAGTGGTTTTGAACCCCTTTCAAAGCTACTTCTTTGATGGGGGAGATCCTGTATCTAGCCAAGGGACTTGTCAAGACTTTAATTTGATTTACAAACCTTCTTATCAGGGGCATATGAGTGCTATATCCCCAAAAGAGAGTGTCAAAAGTCAGAGTCGCTATCAATTGATCTACGCTCTCTGTCCACTAACACTCGAATGGGGAAACAATCATTCTCAAACTCTCCAAACTCACGAGCTCCTGGTGATCGAACAAGCATCTCCTCTTCAAGAGATGACAATCACGTTTTTACCCCATCAGTCTGGGGAGCAACCGATTGCTATCTGGACTGGACTACAATAA
- a CDS encoding formate--tetrahydrofolate ligase: MVLSDIEIANSVQMKPITDIAAELGLTEDDISLYGKYKAKIDSNQLEQLKDKEDGKLILVTAISPTPAGEGKTTTSVGLVDALSAIGEKAVIALREPSLGPVFGIKGGAAGGGYAQVVPMEDINLHFTGDFHAIGIANNLLAALIDNHIHHGNELGIDSRRITWKRVVDMNDRQLRHIVDGLQGKTNGVPREDGFDITVASEIMAILCLSENILDLKERLDRIIIGYNYQGQPVTAKDLKAGGAMAAVLKDAIHPNLVQTLEHTPAIIHGGPFANIAHGCNSVLATKLALKYADYVVTEAGFGADLGAEKFIDIKCRMAGLKPAAVVLVATIRALKMHGGVAKADLATENVQAVIDGLPNLDKHLANIQEVYGLPVVVAINKFPLDTEAELEAVYESCKKRNVDVVISDVWAKGGAGGRDLAEKVIQLAQEENHFSYVYDEEDSIETKLTKIVTKVYGGKGISLTPAAKRELKELEALGFSNYPICMAKTQYSFSDDAKKMGAPKDFTVKISNLKVAAGAGFIVALTGTIMTMPGLPKVPASEKIDIDAHGNITGLF, translated from the coding sequence ATGGTTTTATCGGATATTGAAATTGCCAATTCTGTCCAAATGAAGCCCATCACCGATATCGCTGCTGAACTTGGATTGACCGAAGACGATATTTCGCTCTACGGAAAATACAAGGCAAAAATTGATAGCAACCAACTGGAACAACTCAAGGATAAGGAAGATGGAAAGCTGATCCTCGTGACGGCCATCTCTCCGACACCTGCTGGAGAAGGAAAGACAACCACCTCTGTTGGCTTGGTCGATGCTCTTTCAGCTATTGGTGAAAAAGCCGTCATTGCCCTCCGCGAACCTTCACTTGGCCCTGTCTTTGGGATCAAGGGTGGAGCTGCCGGTGGTGGGTACGCCCAAGTGGTTCCAATGGAAGATATCAACCTTCACTTTACCGGAGACTTCCATGCCATTGGGATTGCCAACAACCTCCTTGCTGCCTTGATTGACAACCACATCCATCATGGCAATGAGTTGGGCATCGATTCTCGTCGCATCACTTGGAAACGGGTGGTCGACATGAACGACCGTCAACTCCGTCATATTGTCGATGGCCTTCAAGGAAAAACAAACGGAGTTCCTCGTGAAGATGGCTTTGACATCACCGTGGCTTCTGAAATCATGGCCATTCTCTGTCTCTCAGAAAATATCCTTGATCTCAAAGAACGTCTTGATCGCATCATTATCGGGTACAACTACCAAGGACAACCGGTCACAGCCAAAGACCTCAAGGCTGGAGGGGCCATGGCAGCTGTCCTCAAAGATGCCATTCATCCGAACTTGGTGCAGACTTTAGAACATACTCCTGCCATCATCCACGGTGGACCATTTGCCAATATCGCCCATGGCTGTAACAGTGTGCTGGCTACTAAACTAGCCCTCAAATATGCAGACTATGTCGTGACAGAAGCTGGTTTTGGAGCAGACCTCGGTGCTGAAAAATTCATCGATATTAAGTGCCGCATGGCCGGGCTCAAACCTGCTGCCGTTGTCCTCGTCGCAACCATCCGTGCTCTCAAGATGCATGGTGGAGTTGCCAAAGCAGACTTGGCTACCGAAAATGTCCAAGCCGTGATCGATGGTCTACCAAACCTAGACAAACACTTGGCCAACATTCAAGAAGTCTATGGTCTACCAGTGGTCGTTGCCATCAACAAATTCCCGCTGGATACAGAAGCAGAGCTAGAAGCTGTCTATGAATCTTGTAAGAAACGCAATGTAGATGTGGTCATTTCAGATGTCTGGGCAAAAGGTGGAGCTGGTGGTCGTGACTTGGCTGAAAAAGTCATTCAACTGGCTCAAGAAGAAAACCACTTCTCTTATGTCTATGACGAAGAAGACAGCATTGAAACAAAATTGACTAAGATCGTCACAAAAGTCTATGGTGGTAAAGGCATTAGCTTAACACCAGCGGCCAAACGCGAACTCAAAGAATTGGAAGCTCTTGGCTTCTCAAACTACCCAATCTGTATGGCCAAAACCCAATATTCCTTCTCAGACGATGCGAAGAAGATGGGAGCACCAAAAGATTTCACAGTTAAAATCAGTAACCTTAAGGTGGCTGCCGGAGCTGGCTTCATCGTAGCTCTCACTGGTACCATTATGACCATGCCTGGCCTACCTAAAGTTCCTGCCAGTGAAAAGATTGATATCGATGCCCACGGCAATATCACTGGTCTCTTTTAA
- a CDS encoding cyclodeaminase/cyclohydrolase family protein — MKLVDLSITEFAKVLGSDAPAPGGGSAAALSAANGISLTKMVCELTIGKRKYAEFEDHIKAVHEKSAHLQDQLLEAIDKDTEAFNVVSAVFDLPKETEEEKAARREAMQKALKHATVSPFSMMELIVEALETTKDAVGKSNTNAASDLGVAALNLKAGLQGAWLNVLINISGIKDQDFVQEYHGKGLKLLQTGSDLADNIYQTILESLS, encoded by the coding sequence ATGAAACTAGTTGACTTAAGTATTACGGAGTTTGCCAAGGTCCTTGGTTCGGATGCTCCAGCTCCAGGTGGTGGTTCTGCTGCTGCCCTATCCGCTGCAAATGGGATTTCCCTTACAAAAATGGTCTGTGAACTGACCATTGGAAAGAGAAAATACGCAGAATTTGAAGACCACATCAAAGCGGTTCACGAAAAAAGCGCTCACCTCCAAGACCAATTACTAGAAGCCATCGACAAGGATACAGAAGCCTTCAACGTCGTATCAGCTGTCTTTGATCTTCCAAAAGAAACGGAAGAAGAGAAAGCTGCTCGTCGTGAAGCCATGCAAAAAGCTTTGAAACATGCGACAGTATCTCCTTTCTCTATGATGGAGCTCATCGTTGAGGCTCTTGAAACCACCAAAGATGCTGTTGGCAAGTCCAACACCAATGCGGCGAGTGACCTAGGGGTAGCTGCTCTGAATCTTAAAGCTGGCCTTCAAGGGGCTTGGCTTAATGTCTTGATCAACATTTCAGGAATCAAGGACCAAGACTTTGTCCAAGAATACCACGGTAAGGGACTCAAACTCCTCCAAACCGGTTCTGATCTTGCAGATAATATTTACCAAACCATTTTAGAAAGTCTATCTTAA
- the ftcD gene encoding glutamate formimidoyltransferase: MAKIVECIPNFSEGRNQAVIDGLAATAKSIPGVTLLDYSSDASHNRSVFTLVGDEESIQEVAFQLVKYASENIDMTKHEGEHPRMGATDVCPFVPVKDITTAECVEIANKVAERINRELGIPIFLYEDAATRPERKNLAKVRKGQFEGMPEKLLEEDWKPDYGERKIHPTAGVTAVGVRMPLVAFNINLDTDDLEIANKISKIIRGSSGGYKYCKAIGVMLEDRNIAQVSINMVNLEQFPLYRVVETVRFEAQRYGVRIIGTELIGLAPAKALIDSAEYYLQLEDFDYSKQVLENHLLG; the protein is encoded by the coding sequence ATGGCAAAAATTGTTGAGTGTATTCCAAACTTCTCTGAAGGACGCAATCAGGCTGTGATCGACGGATTAGCAGCTACAGCAAAAAGTATTCCAGGTGTCACTTTACTAGACTACTCGTCTGATGCCAGTCACAACCGTAGCGTCTTTACACTCGTTGGGGATGAAGAAAGCATTCAAGAAGTGGCTTTCCAATTGGTGAAATACGCTTCTGAAAACATTGATATGACCAAGCACGAAGGCGAACACCCTCGTATGGGAGCAACAGACGTTTGTCCATTCGTTCCCGTTAAAGATATCACTACAGCTGAATGCGTTGAGATCGCTAATAAAGTAGCCGAACGCATCAATCGTGAATTAGGTATTCCAATCTTCCTTTATGAAGATGCTGCAACTCGCCCAGAACGGAAGAACTTGGCCAAAGTGCGTAAAGGACAATTTGAAGGAATGCCAGAAAAATTGTTGGAAGAAGACTGGAAGCCAGACTACGGTGAACGCAAGATTCACCCAACTGCAGGGGTTACAGCTGTCGGTGTCCGTATGCCACTAGTTGCTTTCAATATCAACCTTGACACAGACGACCTAGAGATTGCCAATAAGATTTCTAAAATCATTCGTGGATCAAGCGGTGGATACAAATACTGTAAAGCGATCGGTGTCATGCTAGAAGATCGCAACATCGCCCAAGTCTCCATCAACATGGTCAACTTGGAACAATTCCCATTGTATCGTGTTGTGGAAACCGTTCGTTTCGAAGCGCAACGCTATGGTGTTCGCATCATCGGAACAGAACTCATTGGACTGGCTCCTGCTAAGGCTTTGATCGACTCTGCTGAATACTACTTACAATTAGAAGACTTTGACTACAGCAAACAAGTCTTGGAAAATCACTTGTTGGGTTAG
- a CDS encoding urocanate hydratase: MSFIDEKEIAAAMSVKLDFDVLPEKATFQEGIRRAPDRGFRLTQAQTEIALKNALRYIPKKFHQELIPEFLEELKTRGRIYGYRFRPKDRIYGKPIDEYKGKCTAAKAMQVMIDNNLSFEIALYPYELVTYGETGSVCANWMQYNLIKKYLEVMTEDQTLVVESGHPLGLFKSKPEAPRVVITNGLLIGEYDNMRDWEIAEEMGVTNYGQMTAGGWMYIGPQGIVHGTFNTLLNAGRLKLGVPDDGDLTGKLFISSGLGGMSGAQGKAAEIAKAVAIVAEVDRSRIETRHSQGWISQVTDSAEEAVKLAQAALEAGESTSIAYHGNIVDLLEYVNEHQVHVHLLSDQTSCHNVYDGGYCPVGISFEERTRLLAEDKETFRRLVDETLARHFAVIKALTAKGTYFFDYGNAFMKSVYDSGIKEISKNGLDDKDGFIWPSYVEDIMGPMLFDYGYGPFRWVCLSGKHEDLIATDHAAMEAIDPTRRYQDRDNYNWIRDAEKNQLVVGTQARILYQDCMGRVNIALKFNELIRQGKIGPVMIGRDHHDVSGTDAPFRETSNIKDGSNVTCDMAVQCYAGNAARGMSLVALHNGGGTGIGKAINGGFGLVLDGSHRIDEIIKSAIAWDTMGGVARRNWARNNHAIETAIEYNRLHAGTDHITIPYLADEDLVKEAVQKLF, from the coding sequence ATGTCATTTATAGACGAGAAAGAAATTGCAGCTGCTATGTCTGTCAAACTTGACTTTGATGTCCTACCTGAAAAGGCGACTTTTCAAGAAGGCATCCGTCGTGCACCTGATAGAGGCTTCCGCTTAACGCAAGCTCAGACTGAAATTGCCCTTAAAAATGCTTTGCGTTACATTCCTAAAAAATTCCACCAAGAGTTGATCCCAGAATTTTTGGAAGAACTAAAAACTCGCGGTCGGATCTATGGCTATCGCTTCCGTCCAAAAGATCGGATCTATGGAAAACCAATTGATGAGTACAAAGGAAAATGCACAGCTGCTAAGGCTATGCAGGTCATGATCGACAACAACTTGAGCTTTGAAATTGCTCTTTATCCATATGAATTGGTCACTTATGGGGAAACAGGATCTGTCTGTGCCAACTGGATGCAATACAACTTGATCAAGAAATACTTGGAAGTCATGACAGAAGACCAAACCTTGGTGGTTGAATCGGGTCACCCTCTGGGCCTCTTCAAATCGAAACCAGAAGCTCCTCGTGTCGTCATTACCAACGGTCTCTTGATCGGTGAGTATGACAACATGCGCGACTGGGAAATTGCTGAAGAGATGGGAGTGACCAACTACGGTCAGATGACGGCTGGTGGCTGGATGTACATTGGTCCTCAAGGGATCGTTCACGGTACTTTCAACACCCTTCTCAATGCCGGTCGTCTCAAACTCGGTGTGCCTGATGATGGCGACTTGACCGGTAAACTCTTTATTTCATCTGGTCTCGGTGGAATGAGCGGAGCTCAAGGGAAAGCAGCTGAAATCGCAAAAGCGGTTGCCATCGTTGCAGAAGTAGACCGCTCTCGGATCGAAACTCGTCACTCTCAAGGCTGGATTAGCCAAGTGACAGACAGTGCAGAAGAAGCTGTGAAATTGGCTCAAGCAGCACTGGAAGCTGGTGAATCCACTTCGATTGCCTACCATGGTAATATCGTAGACTTGCTCGAATATGTCAACGAACATCAAGTCCATGTTCATCTCTTGTCTGATCAAACCTCTTGCCACAACGTTTATGATGGTGGCTATTGCCCAGTTGGCATTAGCTTTGAAGAACGGACACGTTTGCTGGCAGAAGACAAAGAAACCTTCCGCCGTTTGGTTGATGAAACCTTGGCTCGTCACTTTGCAGTGATCAAAGCCTTGACAGCTAAAGGTACTTACTTCTTCGACTACGGTAATGCCTTCATGAAATCTGTTTACGACTCAGGCATCAAGGAAATTTCTAAGAATGGTCTCGATGACAAAGACGGCTTCATTTGGCCATCTTATGTAGAAGATATCATGGGACCTATGCTCTTTGACTATGGTTATGGTCCATTCCGTTGGGTCTGCCTCAGCGGTAAACACGAAGACTTGATTGCAACTGACCATGCAGCCATGGAAGCGATCGATCCAACTCGTCGCTACCAAGACCGCGACAACTACAACTGGATTCGCGATGCGGAAAAGAACCAACTGGTGGTTGGTACACAAGCACGTATCCTCTATCAAGATTGTATGGGCCGTGTCAACATTGCTTTGAAATTCAATGAACTCATTCGCCAAGGCAAGATCGGACCGGTCATGATCGGACGTGACCACCACGACGTATCTGGTACAGATGCTCCATTCCGTGAAACATCAAACATCAAAGATGGTTCGAACGTCACTTGTGACATGGCGGTTCAATGTTACGCTGGTAACGCTGCTCGCGGTATGAGTCTCGTTGCCCTCCACAACGGTGGTGGTACTGGTATCGGTAAAGCCATCAACGGTGGATTTGGTCTCGTTCTAGACGGTAGCCACCGGATCGATGAAATCATTAAATCTGCCATTGCCTGGGACACTATGGGTGGGGTTGCTCGCCGGAACTGGGCACGGAATAACCATGCCATTGAAACAGCGATCGAGTACAACCGTCTCCATGCAGGAACAGACCACATCACCATTCCGTATCTGGCAGATGAAGATTTGGTCAAAGAAGCCGTTCAAAAATTGTTTTAA